In the genome of Anomalospiza imberbis isolate Cuckoo-Finch-1a 21T00152 chromosome 27, ASM3175350v1, whole genome shotgun sequence, one region contains:
- the LOC137462894 gene encoding advanced glycosylation end product-specific receptor-like — protein sequence METTQPLGGGSGLAPEGGMWRPGVLIPLLGAGALRVTQDPGELQVTAGDTAALECQVEVAESEALLRMEWVRAGGLGVLCATLLCFGTALPLVPCPRRAPGAQLAWHPPRATLSLPQVQGNDSGRYLCRVTLEIPRHGTATGNGTELRVTPGTARDCPGRLRAGGAGGPGRPRLAVLAALLWGLLGGLGGTALLLGMALLAHRCCHRSPGAVPSDTAIYLNVVSLLARDPTKLPPPELKISPYQWEPQWARGPSLPPRP from the exons ATGGAGACGACGCAGCCCCTCGGAGGGGGGAGTGGGCTGGCCCCGGAGGGGGGGATGTGGCGGCCCGGGGTCCTCATCCCCCTCCTTGGAG CGGGCGCCCTGCGGGTGACCCAGGACCCGGGCGAGCTGCAGGTGACCGCGGGTGACACGGCAGCCCTGGAGTGCCAGGTGGAGGTGGCCGAGAGCGAGGCCCTGCTGCGGATGGAGTGGGTGAGGGCCGGGGGGCTCGGGGTGCTCTGTGCCACCCTCCTGTGCTTTGGCACCGCCCTGCCCCTggtcccctgtccccgccgTGCCCCGGGGGCCCAGCTGGCCTGGCACCCCCCCCGGGCCACCCTCAGCCTCCCGCAGGTGCAGGGCAACGACAGCGGGCGCTACCTCTGCCGGGTGACCCTCGAGATCCCCCGGCACGGCACCGCCACCGGCAACGGCACCGAGCTCCGCGTCACCCCCGGGACTGCCCGGGACTGCCCGGGACGGCTCCGCgcgggaggggcaggggggccGGGGAG ACCCCGGCTGGCTGTGCTTGCAGCGCTGCtctgggggctcctggggggccTGGGGGGCACCGCCCTCCTCCTGGGGATGGCACTGCTCGCCCACCGCTGCTGTCACAGGAGCCCAG GCGCTGTCCCCTCTGACACGGCCATCTACCTGAACGTGGTGTCCCTCTTGGCGCGGGACCCCACAAagctgccaccccccgagctGAAGATCAGCCCATACCAGTGGGAGCCGCAGTGGGCACGGggcccctccctgcccccccgGCCCTGA
- the SHD gene encoding SH2 domain-containing adapter protein D, translated as MAKWLREYLGRGARRSPPRPPQPDYSGPGGPPAAAPGAALRGPAASPRHRLVRVGGAGPGGGPRRLQQGPGESEYSEPFEGEQDPAPEGGCDEEATGCPRQGEGRRVRPRRGPQLYDTPSEEWDTAGDGPGGPPARESRLPRDDERPADEYDQPWEWKKDHISRAFAVQFESPERSPSLSRQLPRSPRAPGGPRPACPPSPRHVDTSLPLEKQAWYHGPIGRAGAETLLALCREGSFLVRDCETSPDDYSLSLRSSQGFVHVKLTRTREQHFTLGRAGAAFPSVPAAVGHYTARALPVRGARHLSLLYPVAVQPL; from the exons ATGGCCAAGTGGCTCCGGGAGTACCTGGGCCGGGGGGCCCGGCGCTcccccccgcgcccgccccaGCCCGACTACAGCGGTCCCGGGggcccccccgccgccgcccccggaGCCGCgctccgcggccccgccgcctccccgcgccACCGCCTCGTGCGGgtggggggcgcggggccggggggcggcCCCCGCCGCCTGCAGCAG GGCCCAGGTGAGAGCGAGTACTCCGAGCCCTTCGAGGGGGAGCAGGACCCGGCGCCCGAGGGCGGCTGCGACGAGGAGGCCACAG ggtgcCCGCGGCAGGGCGAGGGCCGGCGGGTGCGGCCGCGCCGGGGTCCCCAGCTCTACGACACCCCCTCCGAGGAGTGGGACACGGCCGGGGACGGCCCGGGGGGACCCCCGGCCCGCGAGAGCCGCCTCCCCCGCGACGACGAGCGCCCGGCAGACGAGTACGACCAGCCCTGGGAGTGGAAGAAGGATCACATCTCGCGGGCGTTCGCAG TGCAGTTTGAGAGCCCCGAGCGCTCCCCCAGCCTGTCCCGGCAGCTGCCGCGCTCCCCCCGGGCCCCCGGCGGCCCCCGGCCcgcctgtccccccagccccaggcacgtGGACACCTCGCTGCCCCTGGAGAAGCAGGC GTGGTACCACGGCCCCATCGGGCGGGCGGGCGCCGAGACGCTGCTGGCGCTGTGCCGCGAGGGCAGCTTCCTGGTGCGGGACTGCGAGACCAGCCCCGATGACTACTCGCTGTCCCTCAG gagcagccagggttTCGTGCACGTGAAGCTGACGCGGACCCGGGAGCAGCACTTCacgctgggccgggccggggccgccttCCCGTCGGTACCGGCGGCCGTGGGGCACTACACGGCCCGGGCACTGCCCGTGCGCGGTGCCCGCCACCTGTCCCTGCTCTACCCCGTGGCCGTGCAGCCCCTGTga